Sequence from the Streptomyces sp. NBC_00440 genome:
CTGAGGCGGCGGACCTGACCGGACCGCTGCTCTTCCTCGCCTCCGGTATGAGCAGCTATGTCACGGGCACCGAGCTGCTCGTGGACGGCGGTTACGTCAGCTGGTGAGGCGCAGCCCGCCCCGCCTACTTCTGGAGAACCCATGAACACCTCTCTCGCCTGGCTGCCCGCCGACGAGTTCACCCGCATTCTCGACGGCATCCCCGACCGGCACGACCGCAACAAGGCCTTCGCCGACGCGGCCCGCATCAACACGCTGTACAGCATCATGCGCGCCGGATCCGGGCACATCGGATCCAGCTTCAGCGCGGCCGACACCGTCGCCTGGCTGCTGCTGGAGGAAATGCGCTCGCCGTTCGCCGGGGACGGCGACATCTACTTCTCGTCCAAGGGCCATGACGCACCCGGCCTCTACTCGGCCCTGATCGCCCTCGGAGCACTGCCGCAGGAGAAGCTCCACCAGCTGCGCCGGCTCGGCGGGCTGCCCGGTCACCCGGACGTCTCCATCCCGCACATGCACGCCAACAGCGGCTCACTCGGCATGGGGATCTCCAAGGCCAAGGGCATGATCCTGGCCAACCGCCTCACCGGCGTGAACCGGCGTGTCTACGTACTGACCGGCGACGGCGAGCTCCAGGAGGGGCAGAACTGGGAGGCGCTGGCGGGCGCGGTCCACCGGGGCCTCGGCGAGCTGACGGTCATCGTCGACCACAACAAGATCCAGTCCGACACCTGGGTCGCCCATGTGAGCGATCTCGGCGACATCGAGGCGAAGTTCGCCGCCTTCGGCTGGGGCGTGCTCCGCTGCGACGGCAACGACGCACACGAACTCGACGAGGCGTTCCGGCTCCGTGAGAAGGAGCACGCGGGCAAGCCCGCCGTGATCATCGCGGACACCGTGAAGGGCGCCGGCTGCGCCACCTTCGCCGCCACCTCGATGCCCGACGACGAATGGCGCTACCGCTTCCACAGCGGAGCCCCGGCCGCTGATGACTACCTCGGCGCACACCGGGAACTCACCACCGCCGTCGACACCCTGCTGGCCCGCCACGGTCTTGCCCCGCTCACCTTCTCGCACGCGGACACGGCTCCGCCCGCCAAGGCCACCGGGCCGCGGCTGCCCGAGGTGTACGGGCGCGCGCTCGCCGAGCGCGCACGGACGGACGAGCGCATCGTCGCGCTCGACGCGGACCTGGTGCTCGACACCGGCCTCATCCCGTTCTCCGAGACACTGCCGGAGCGCTTCGTCGAGTGCGGCATCGCGGAGCAGGACATGGTGTCGATGGCCGGCGGCCTCGCCTCGCGCGGCCTGCTGCCCTTCGTGCACTCCTTCTCGTGCTTCCTGCACGCACGCCCGAACGAGCAGATGTACACCAACGCGTCGGAGCACCGGAAGGTGGTCTACGTCGGCTCCCTCGCGGGCCTGCTGCCGGCCGGCCCCGGCCACTCCCACCAGGCCGTCCGGGACGTCAGCGCCGTGGGCGCCATCCCGGGCCTGGTCGTGCTGGAGCCTGCCAACTCCGCCGAGGCCCGTGCCGCGGTCGGGTTCTGTGCCGAGACCGATGCGAGCGTGTATCTCCGGCTCGTCAGCACCCCGGTGCCCGACGAGGCAGAGGCCCTGGGCGCGGAGCCGCTGGCCACCGGACACGGCCGGGTGGTACGCGCCGGCGGCAGGACCGTGGCCATCGGCTCGGGACCGGTGGTCCTGACCCAGCTGCTGCGCGCAGCCGACCTGCTCGCCGCCGACGGAGTGGACCTGACCGTCGTCGCGCTGCCCTGGCTGAACCGGGTCGACAGCGGATGGCTCTCCGCCCTGGCGGCCGACACCGACGACCTGTTCGTCGTGGAGAACCACTACACCCACGGCGGGCAGGCGGACCTGCTGGCCAGGGCCCTGCTGGAGCTCGGCACCGAGAGGGTCGCGTCCTTCACCGGGATCGGCCTGACCGATGTACCGCTGTGCGGCACCGAGGCCGAGGTGCTCGACGCCCACGGCCTCAGCGCGGAGCGGCTCGCCGCGCGGATCCAGGACCGCATCCGGCCGGCCACGGGCAGCTGAACCGCCCGGGCCCGACCCGCAAACCACACCTTCCGAAACAGGAGCACCGTATGGACACCGTCTACAACGAACTCGTCCGGCCGAGCCAGGAAATCACCGATGGCTTCCGCGAGTTGCTCGCCGAGTACAGCCCCAGCTGTGTGGTGACCGACGCGCAGCGCCGCGCCGGCGCCATGGGCGGCTTCCAGGTCGTCCGGAACGACCAGAAGATCGCCGGTCCGGCGTTCACCATCAACCTGTCGATCGACGACTGGGTCAACACGCTGCCCATCCTGTCCCGCGCCCAGCCCGGCGACGTCATCGTGATGGCCTGCCACGGTCTGGCGACCACCGCCATGTGGGGCGGTCTGACCGCCACGGTCTCCCACAAGTTCGGCATCGCCGGAGCCATCATCGACGGGGCCGCCCGCGACATCGACGAGATCCGCGACATCGGCTTCCCCGTCTGGTACCGCACCACCTCCCCGCGGCAGTCGCCCGGCGCCGTACACGACCGCATCGAGCCCGTCCAGGTCAACGTCCCGGTCTCGGTCGGCGGACAGGTCATCTTCCCGGGCGACATCGTCGTGGCCGACGAGAACGGCGTCGCGACCGTCCCGTCCGGCTCCGCCAAGGAGGTACTGGAGAGCGCCCGTGGCGTCGCGGCGCGCGAGAACGAGATCCGCGACCGGATCAGCTCCGGTGCGACCGCGGCAGACCTGCGGGCCGAGTTCGGAAACCTCTGAGGAGTGACGATGCGCGTCTACATCACCGGAGCGGACGGCAGCCTCGGCAAGGCCGTCACCCAGGAGCTGGCCGCCGACCCGCGGACCGCGGACTGGCCCGTACTCGGCGTCTCCGTATCCGACTTCGACATCGCCGACGAGCGGGCCGTGGCCGAGTCCATCGCCGGGTTCCGTCCCGACGTCGTCCTGCACCTGGCCGCCATATCCATCGTGGCCGCCTGCCAGACCGACGTCGAACTCGGCCTGCGTGTGAACGTCGCCGGTGTGCACCAGGTCGCCGAGGCCTGCCGGGCGGCCGGCAGCCGCATGGTCTACATCTCCAGCGACTACGTCTTCGACGGGATCGCCGCACCGGAGGGCGACTACCGGGAGACCGACACACCCAACCCGCTGAGCGTGTACGGCCTGACCAAGCTCGCCGGTGAGCAGATCGCCGAACGCGTACCCGAGCACCTCGTGGTCCGCACCTCCTGGCTCTTCGGCGGAGCCGCCGAGAACAACGACGACGTCCTGGCCACGATCCGGTCCGCCGAGCGCGGTGAGCGCCAGGAGCTGATCGACGACCAGTACAGCCGCCCCACGTACACCGTGGACCTGGCGCGGGCGATCATCCACCTGATCGGCCTGGACGAGTTCCCGGTCGGCACGGTGCATGTCGCCAACCGCAACAGCGCGACCCGGTACGAACTCGGGGCGCACGCTCTCAACGTGTACGACCCGAAGCTGCACGCGGAACACCCGCCGACCGCCGTCTCGTTCGACGACTGCACCTTCGTCGGGGGCCGCCCGAAGGTCTCGGCACTCAACACCGACCGGCTGGCCGCGCTCGGTGTGACCATGCCGACCTGGCAGGACGCCGTGGCCCGCCACTGCGCGGTGCTGCGCAGCGAAACCGAATCCCGGAGGACGACCGTATGAGCCTGCTCAACCGGGGCGCCGGAGCCCCGACCAGTTGGCGGAACTGGGCACGCTCGGCCCGCTGCACCCCGGACCGGCTGATCCGAGCCACCCACGAGAGCGACCTGGTCGACGCCGTGCGCTACGCCGCCGACCGCGGTCTTGTCCTGCGCGCCGCCGGCACCGGCCACTCGTTCAACCCGCTGGTCACGACCGGTGGCGTCGTCCTGGACATGACCGGCTACACCGGCATCGTCGCCCTCGACCCCGCCGCCTCGACCGTCACCGTGCGCGGCGGCACCCTGCTCAGGGAGCTCAACTGGGCGCTGGACAAGGCCGGACTCGCCCTGTCCAACATGGGAACCCTCGAATATCAGACCATCGCCGGCGCCATCTCGACCGGCAACCACGGCAGCGGGATAGGCCACCGGCCCTTCTCGGGCCAGGTCATCGCCCTGACACTCGTCACGGCCGACGGGACGATCCGCAGCTGCGGCCGGGACGAGGACCCCGAGCTGTTCGCCGCTGCGGCCACCTCGCTCGGCGCGCTCGGTGTCATATCGACGGTCACCCTCCAGTGCGTGCCGCGCTACAACCTCCGTGTGACAGAAGGAAGTTGCCCACTGGACAGCATTCTGGAGGACATCGAGGCGTACGCCCGCAGCGCCGAGCACGCCACCTTCTCGCTCAAGGGATGGAGCGACAGCGCCTCGACCCTGAAGCTGAATCCGACCGATGCGCCGCCGTCGGCGGACGCCGAGCGCCGCCGCCGGGCGAACACCCTCGGCGAGGTCCGCTGCACGACGGCCGGACTGGTGGGGCGGATCGACCAGCGCGCCGTACGGCGGATCATGACCGCCCAGCTCGGCGGCGGACCCGGTCCCGGGGACTACGTGGACGTGAGCTACAACGCGTTCACCTTCCCGCAGCCGGTCAAGTTCCTCTCCCTGGAATACGCCCTGCCGCTGACCTCGGCGACCGACGCGGTCCGCCATGTGCACGAGGACGTCAAGGCCTTCGGTCTGCGCACCCCGTACTCGGTCACGGTCCGCTTCAGCGCCGGTGACGACCTGCTGCTCAGCCCGGCCCACGGGCGGACGACGGCCTACGTCAACATCACCGTGCCGCGAACGGTCGGCTACACCGAACTGCTGCGCACCTTCGAGGCGGTGCTGCTGGAGCACGAAGGCCGCCCGCACTGGGGCAAGGCCCACACGGCGACGGCCGAGCTCATCGCGGACCGCTACCCGGGCTGGAAGACGTTCCAGGACGTCCGCGCCGAACTCGACCCGTCGTCCCTGTTCACCAGCGACTACCTGAGGCGTGTGCTCGGAGGCACACGCACCGGCCGGTGACTGCCGTCCGCGCCCTCACCGCCCAGGCGCTCCTGCTGGACTTCGACGGCCTGATCTGTGACACGGAACGGGCGGCGCATCTGTCCTGGGAGAACTTCTACGGGCGGCACGGTCTGGTCTTCCCCGACGAGGTCTGGGCGGCGATGACGGGCCGGGCCTCGGGGGAGTCGTACGCCGCCGACGACCTGGCCGGGAGGCTGGGCCGGGCGCTCACCCCGGAGGAACTGGCGGAGCGGCGCGCGGACAAGGCACGGCTCGCCGGCGCCGAACCGCTGCGGCCGGGAGTGGCCCGGCTGCTGGACGGTGCCCGGCGGCAGGGCATCCCGTGCGCGGTCGTCTCCAGCTCCGACCGCGCCTGGGTGCGGGGACACCTCGAACGCCTGGGGGTCATCGACCGGTTCGCCCAGGTGGTCACGGGCGACCAGGTCCACGCCCGGAAACCCGCACCCGACCTGTATCTGCGAGGACTTGAGCTGCTCGGCACCCGGGCGGAGGACGGCCTCGCCCTGGAGGACTCCGCCACGGGCGTCGCCGCTGCCAAGGCAGCGGGGCTGCGCTGTGTGGCGGTCCCGGGAGAGCGCGGCAGCCGCCGCACGCTGGGCGAAGCCGACCTGGTGCTGGCGAGCCTGGAACACCTCACACCCACCAAGCACCAAGAGGTGACATCCGTATGACGACCGAAACTGAGATCTCCGGCGCGGCCATGTCCATCATGGATTCACTGGTGCGCCCCGACCGCGGCGGGCCCGAGTGGCTCTGGCGCAGCGGTGAACTCGTGCCGTGGGCGGAGGCGACCATCCACGTCAACGCCGTGGGTCATGCCTCCGTCGCGGCGGTGTTCGAAGGCATCAAGGCCTATCTCTCGCACGACGGGGACAGGCTGCTGGTCTTCCGGCTCGACGAACACCTCAAGCGGCTCTACGACTCCGCGCGCATCGTGCGGCTCGATCTGCCGTACGGCCTGGGGGAGTTGCGGGCGGCGGTCCTGGAGGTC
This genomic interval carries:
- a CDS encoding transketolase C-terminal domain-containing protein: MNTSLAWLPADEFTRILDGIPDRHDRNKAFADAARINTLYSIMRAGSGHIGSSFSAADTVAWLLLEEMRSPFAGDGDIYFSSKGHDAPGLYSALIALGALPQEKLHQLRRLGGLPGHPDVSIPHMHANSGSLGMGISKAKGMILANRLTGVNRRVYVLTGDGELQEGQNWEALAGAVHRGLGELTVIVDHNKIQSDTWVAHVSDLGDIEAKFAAFGWGVLRCDGNDAHELDEAFRLREKEHAGKPAVIIADTVKGAGCATFAATSMPDDEWRYRFHSGAPAADDYLGAHRELTTAVDTLLARHGLAPLTFSHADTAPPAKATGPRLPEVYGRALAERARTDERIVALDADLVLDTGLIPFSETLPERFVECGIAEQDMVSMAGGLASRGLLPFVHSFSCFLHARPNEQMYTNASEHRKVVYVGSLAGLLPAGPGHSHQAVRDVSAVGAIPGLVVLEPANSAEARAAVGFCAETDASVYLRLVSTPVPDEAEALGAEPLATGHGRVVRAGGRTVAIGSGPVVLTQLLRAADLLAADGVDLTVVALPWLNRVDSGWLSALAADTDDLFVVENHYTHGGQADLLARALLELGTERVASFTGIGLTDVPLCGTEAEVLDAHGLSAERLAARIQDRIRPATGS
- a CDS encoding RraA family protein, translated to MDTVYNELVRPSQEITDGFRELLAEYSPSCVVTDAQRRAGAMGGFQVVRNDQKIAGPAFTINLSIDDWVNTLPILSRAQPGDVIVMACHGLATTAMWGGLTATVSHKFGIAGAIIDGAARDIDEIRDIGFPVWYRTTSPRQSPGAVHDRIEPVQVNVPVSVGGQVIFPGDIVVADENGVATVPSGSAKEVLESARGVAARENEIRDRISSGATAADLRAEFGNL
- a CDS encoding SDR family oxidoreductase, giving the protein MRVYITGADGSLGKAVTQELAADPRTADWPVLGVSVSDFDIADERAVAESIAGFRPDVVLHLAAISIVAACQTDVELGLRVNVAGVHQVAEACRAAGSRMVYISSDYVFDGIAAPEGDYRETDTPNPLSVYGLTKLAGEQIAERVPEHLVVRTSWLFGGAAENNDDVLATIRSAERGERQELIDDQYSRPTYTVDLARAIIHLIGLDEFPVGTVHVANRNSATRYELGAHALNVYDPKLHAEHPPTAVSFDDCTFVGGRPKVSALNTDRLAALGVTMPTWQDAVARHCAVLRSETESRRTTV
- a CDS encoding D-arabinono-1,4-lactone oxidase translates to MSLLNRGAGAPTSWRNWARSARCTPDRLIRATHESDLVDAVRYAADRGLVLRAAGTGHSFNPLVTTGGVVLDMTGYTGIVALDPAASTVTVRGGTLLRELNWALDKAGLALSNMGTLEYQTIAGAISTGNHGSGIGHRPFSGQVIALTLVTADGTIRSCGRDEDPELFAAAATSLGALGVISTVTLQCVPRYNLRVTEGSCPLDSILEDIEAYARSAEHATFSLKGWSDSASTLKLNPTDAPPSADAERRRRANTLGEVRCTTAGLVGRIDQRAVRRIMTAQLGGGPGPGDYVDVSYNAFTFPQPVKFLSLEYALPLTSATDAVRHVHEDVKAFGLRTPYSVTVRFSAGDDLLLSPAHGRTTAYVNITVPRTVGYTELLRTFEAVLLEHEGRPHWGKAHTATAELIADRYPGWKTFQDVRAELDPSSLFTSDYLRRVLGGTRTGR
- a CDS encoding HAD family hydrolase → MTAVRALTAQALLLDFDGLICDTERAAHLSWENFYGRHGLVFPDEVWAAMTGRASGESYAADDLAGRLGRALTPEELAERRADKARLAGAEPLRPGVARLLDGARRQGIPCAVVSSSDRAWVRGHLERLGVIDRFAQVVTGDQVHARKPAPDLYLRGLELLGTRAEDGLALEDSATGVAAAKAAGLRCVAVPGERGSRRTLGEADLVLASLEHLTPTKHQEVTSV